A genomic segment from Montipora foliosa isolate CH-2021 chromosome 9, ASM3666993v2, whole genome shotgun sequence encodes:
- the LOC137970097 gene encoding galanin receptor type 1-like, whose product MFRSSQNVTALPSIANFSISKEEFDRLAIVQLMCFPIITAAGLVGNILICFAVCKRQRLRITDIFILNLAATDLGTCVISIPFDFVEILTKQWPFGNVLCKIVYPLQTILMAVSVYTLLFMSWERHRSVMPPFKPKWKTTRAMAIVLFLWMASICLVGPYIAILRVETDTNGKAHCNEKWPKTYHPKVFTLVVFIALYVLPLFVITANYIKISQKLWRDIQRMKKAIEGDNKGIVKKPLTQARAQRNMRIVKIFVIVVIVFALCMLPIHVMWIWYDFGSGSDFQTSFDTIIIFCNILVYTNSAINPFIFVFLHRHYCKDILSSCDPLKVLASCFQDNSTNGTLKREKSRLQRKQAHRTKKRATAGVSPLNHSAIRREFWNDYWRKEIMPKHEARRFHRVFELSRLGQVANSRLYQEPEDDYNKNNNDEKSAATQAAGHGTRRLRVNFGEIVHIDEQRILQPEGEECEM is encoded by the coding sequence ATGTTTCGATCAAGCCAAAACGTCACGGCGCTACCTTCCATAGCAAACTTTAGCATTTCTAAAGAAGAATTTGACCGACTCGCCATTGTCCAGCTTATGTGTTTTCCCATTATTACGGCAGCGGGATTGGTGGGAAATATCCTCATTTGCTTCGCTGTCTGTAAAAGACAGCGCCTTCGTATAACTGACATCTTTATTCTCAACCTAGCTGCAACCGATTTGGGTACGTGCGTTATAAGCATCCCTTTCGACTTTGTGGAAATCCTCACCAAGCAGTGGCCGTTTGGAAATGTGCTGTGCAAGATTGTGTATCCTCTGCAAACAATTCTGATGGCTGTGTCGGTTTATACGCTGCTCTTTATGAGCTGGGAGAGACATCGCTCTGTCATGCCTCCGTTTAAACCAAAATGGAAAACGACAAGAGCAATGGCGATCGTCCTGTTCCTCTGGATGGCATCTATCTGCCTCGTTGGACCTTACATCGCGATTCTCCGGGTGGAGACCGACACCAACGGGAAAGCGCATTGCAACGAAAAGTGGCCGAAAACGTACCACCCGAAAGTCTTCACCCTTGTTGTTTTCATAGCGCTCTATGTGCTACCGTTGTTCGTGATAACAGCAAACTACATCAAAATAAGTCAAAAGCTTTGGAGAGACATTCAAAGGATGAAAAAAGCCATTGAGGGCGACAATAAAGGAATTGTTAAGAAGCCACTCACTCAGGCAAGAGCGCAAAGAAACATGAGAATTGTAAAGATATTCGTCATAGTAGTGATCGTATTTGCCTTGTGTATGCTTCCCATTCATGTTATGTGGATTTGGTACGATTTCGGATCTGGTTCAGATTTCCAGACCTCCTTCGATACCATCATTATTTTTTGCAATATTCTGGTGTACACAAACTCCGCGATTAACCCTTTCATATTCGTCTTTCTTCACCGCCACTACTGCAAGGATATTCTTAGCTCGTGTGACCCATTGAAAGTTTTGGCTTCTTGCTTTCAGGATAATAGCACGAATGGGACATTGAAGCGCGAAAAGTCCAGATTGCAGCGAAAACAAGCGCATCGCACAAAGAAACGAGCAACCGCCGGCGTTTCACCCTTGAACCATTCCGCCATCAGAAGAGAGTTTTGGAACGACTACTGGCGAAAGGAAATCATGCCAAAACACGAAGCGAGGCGTTTCCATCGCGTCTTTGAACTTTCGAGGCTTGGACAAGTCGCAAATTCGCGCCTGTACCAAGAACCAGAAGACGattataacaaaaacaataatgacGAAAAATCAGCGGCCACGCAAGCTGCTGGCCATGGA